The genomic interval CTGATGGGCGGTGCGCCGCGTTCAGTTGCGATCCTCAACGGCACGTTGGCGGCAGCACTTGGATTGGGTTTGCGGCTGTGGATCGCAGGCCTCCTGCTCTGGTTCATCGGCCATATGGCCGCTGTCTGGGCCGCCAAGCGCGATCCGGATTTCGTCGAAGTCGTGCGCCGCCACGTCCGCATTCCCGGTCACCTCAACATGTGAATTGTCCCATGATGAATCTTGCTGAATACCAGCGCTCAAACACGCGCCTTGCCGACTTTCTGCCCTGGGCGGCGCTCGTCGATGAGGGGGTGGTCCTCAATAAGGATGGCTCGTTTCAGCGGACGGCGAGATTCCGGGGACCAGATCTCGAAAGTGCCGTGCCGGCCGAACTTGTCGCGGTTGCCGGCAGGTTGAACAATGCGCTGCGCCGTCTCGGATCCGGCTGGGCGGTGTTTGTGGAGGCGCAGCGTCATGCTGCAGGCGCCTACCCTCCGAACACCTTTCCAGACGTGGCTTCGGCCCTGGTCGACGCCGAGCGAAAGGCCCAATTCGAAGAGGAGGGCGCTCACTACGAGTCGAACTACTATCTGACTTTCCTCTACCTGCCGCCAGCTGAGAGTGCCGCGATCGCAGAACGGCTGCTGTATGAGGGCGGCCAGCGGATGGTTGGCGAAGATTCGCGGGAAATACTGAGCGGATTTCTTGATCGCACCAATCGCGTTCTCCAGCTCATGGAAGGATTCATGCCGGAATGCGGCTGGCTCGATGACGAGGCCACCCTAACTTACCTGCATTCCACCGTCTCGACGAAGCGGCATCGGGTCCGGGTGCCCGAGATTCCCATGTATCTCGACGCTTTGCTCGCCGATCAACCGCTAACCGGCGGGCTTGGGCCGATGCTGGGGCAAGCCCACATCCGCGTTCTGACGGTGGTCGGATTTCCAAGCGCTACGACCCCTGGGATTCTGGACGATTTGAACCGTTTGGCATTTCCATATCGCTGGTCGACCCGGGCCATCATGCTCGACAAGGGCGACGCGACAAGGCTCCTCACAAAAATCCGCCGTCAGTGGTTTGCCAAGCGCAAGTCGATCGCAGCGATTCTGAAAGAGGTGATGACCAACGAAGCATCGGCTCTTCTTGATACCGATGCGAACAATAAGGCCATCGATGCCGATGCGGCCCTGCAGGAACTAGGCTCGGATCAGATCGGCGAGGCCTTTGTCACCGCGATCGTCGCCATCTGGGATACCAATCCGCGCGTCGCCGACGAAAAGCTGCGTCTGGTCGAAAAGGTGATCCAGGGCCGCGATTTCACCTGCATGATCGAAACCGTCAATGCAGTCGAGGCTTGGCTTGGCAGCCTGCCCGGACACGTCTACGCCAATGTCCGCCAGCCGCCGATTTCGACCCTTAATCTGGCTCATATGGTCCCGCTATCGGCCGTATGGGCAGGGGAGGTGAGGGACCATCACTTCAAGGCGCCACCTCTATTCTTTGGCAAGACCGAGGGATCGACGCCGTTTCGGTTTTCCCTGCATGTCGGCGACGTCGGGCACACTCTTATTATAGGGCCAACCGGCGCCGGCAAGTCCGTCCTCCTGGCGATGATGGCTCTGCAGTTCCGCCGCTACGGCGAGGCACAGATCTTTGCCTTCGACTTTGGCGCCTCGATCCGGGCCGCGGCCATCGCAATGGGCGGCGACTGGCATGACCTTGGTGGTGCGGTCGCCGGAGAATCGACCGAATTTGTTGCGCTGCAACCGCTCGCAAAGATCGACGAAGTCTCCGAACGCGGTTGGGCAGCCGACTGGATTGCCTCG from Bradyrhizobium arachidis carries:
- a CDS encoding VirB3 family type IV secretion system protein, whose amino-acid sequence is MDEVPGFVAPVHRALTEPILMGGAPRSVAILNGTLAAALGLGLRLWIAGLLLWFIGHMAAVWAAKRDPDFVEVVRRHVRIPGHLNM
- the trbE gene encoding conjugal transfer protein TrbE; amino-acid sequence: MMNLAEYQRSNTRLADFLPWAALVDEGVVLNKDGSFQRTARFRGPDLESAVPAELVAVAGRLNNALRRLGSGWAVFVEAQRHAAGAYPPNTFPDVASALVDAERKAQFEEEGAHYESNYYLTFLYLPPAESAAIAERLLYEGGQRMVGEDSREILSGFLDRTNRVLQLMEGFMPECGWLDDEATLTYLHSTVSTKRHRVRVPEIPMYLDALLADQPLTGGLGPMLGQAHIRVLTVVGFPSATTPGILDDLNRLAFPYRWSTRAIMLDKGDATRLLTKIRRQWFAKRKSIAAILKEVMTNEASALLDTDANNKAIDADAALQELGSDQIGEAFVTAIVAIWDTNPRVADEKLRLVEKVIQGRDFTCMIETVNAVEAWLGSLPGHVYANVRQPPISTLNLAHMVPLSAVWAGEVRDHHFKAPPLFFGKTEGSTPFRFSLHVGDVGHTLIIGPTGAGKSVLLAMMALQFRRYGEAQIFAFDFGASIRAAAIAMGGDWHDLGGAVAGESTEFVALQPLAKIDEVSERGWAADWIASILSRERVDVTPEVREHIWSALTSLASAPALERTLTGLSVLLQSNMVKRALQPYCLGGPYDRLLDAEGEHLGGSSVQVFETDGLIGTAVAPAVLSYLFHRIEDRFDGRPTLLLIDEGWLALDDAHFAGQLREWLKTLRKKNASVVFATQSLADIDGSPIAPAIIESCPTRILLPNDRAIEPQITAIYRRFGLNDRQIEILARATPKRDYYCQSRRGNRLFELGLGEVALAFTASSSKADQALIDRVLAEHGRENFVVGWLKARELAWACDLIPQLAKTGVSNATFN